The following coding sequences are from one Canis lupus baileyi chromosome 19, mCanLup2.hap1, whole genome shotgun sequence window:
- the BRPF1 gene encoding peregrin isoform X3, with protein sequence MGVDFDVKTFCHNLRATKPPYECPVETCRKVYKSYSGIEYHLYHYDHDNPPPPQQTPLRKHKKKGRQSRPANKQSPSPSEVSQSPGREVMSYAQAQRMVEVDLHGRVHRISIFDNLDVVSEDEEAPEEAPENGSNKENTETPAATPKSGKHKNKEKRKDSNHHHHHNASVSTTPKLPEVVYRELEQDTPDAPPRPTSYYRYIEKSAEELDEEVEYDMDEEDYIWLDIMNERRKTEGVSPIPQEIFEYLMDRLEKESYFESHNKGDPNALVDEDAVCCICNDGECQNSNVILFCDMCNLAVHQECYGVPYIPEGQWLCRRCLQSPSRAVDCALCPNKGGAFKQTDDGRWAHVVCALWIPEVCFANTVFLEPIDSIEHIPPARWKLTCYICKQRGSGACIQCHKANCYTAFHVTCAQQAGLYMKMEPVRETGANGTSFSVRKTAYCDIHTPPGSARRLPALSHSEGEEDEDEEEDEGKSWSSEKVKKAKAKSRIKMKKARKILAEKRAAAPVVSVPCIPPHRLSKITNRLTIQRKSQFMQRLHSYWTLKRQSRNGVPLLRRLQTHLQSQRSCDQVGRDSEDKNWALKEQLKSWQRLRHDLERARLLVELIRKREKLKRETIKVQQIAMEMQLTPFLILLRKTLEQLQEKDTGNIFSEPVPLSEVTELDEVPDYLDHIKKPMDFFTMKQNLEAYRYLNFDDFEEDFNLIVSNCLKYNAKDTIFYRAAVRLREQGGAVLRQARRQAEKMGIDFETGMHIPHSLAGDEAPQHTEDAAEEERLVLLENQKHLPVEEQLKLLLERLDEVNASKQSVGRSRRAKMIKKEMTALRRKLAHQRETGRDGPDRHGPTSRSSLTPHPAACDKDGQTDSAAEESSSQETSKGLGPNMSSTPAHEVGRRTSVLFSKKNPKTAGPPKRPGRPPKNRESQMTPSHGGSPVGPPQLPIMGSLRQRKRGRSPRPSSSSDSDSDKSTEDPPMDLPANGFSGGNQPVKKSFLVYRNDCSLPRSSSDSESSSSSSSSAASDRTSTTPSKQGRGKPSFSRGTFPEDSSEDTSGTENEAYSVGTGRGVGHSMVRKSLGRGAGWLSEDEDSPLDALDLVWAKCRGYPSYPALIIDPKMPREGMFHHGVPIPVPPLEVLKLGEQMTQEAREHLYLVLFFDNKRTWQWLPRTKLVPLGVNQDLDKEKMLEGRKSNIRKSVQIAYHRALQHRSKVQGEQSSETSDSD encoded by the exons ATGGGGGTGGACTTTGATGTGAAGACTTTCTGCCACAACTTGCGGGCAACTAAGCCACCGTATGAGTGCCCTGTGGAGACCTGCCGCAAGGTCTACAAGAGTTACAGTGGTATCGAGTACCACCTATATCACTATGACCACGACAACCCACCGCCCCCGCAGCAGACGCCACTCCGCAAACACAAGAAGAAGGGGCGCCAATCACGCCCAGCCAACAAGCAGTCTCCCAGCCCCTCAGAGGTATCCCAGTCACCGGGCCGTGAGGTGATGAGCTACGCACAGGCCCAGCGCATGGTGGAAGTGGACCTGCATGGCCGTGTCCACCGCATCAGCATTTTTGACAACCTGGATGTGGTGTCAGAAGATGAGGAGGCCCCTGAGGAGGCTCCTGAGAATGGCAGCAACAAGGAGAACACTGAGACACCAGCTGCTACTCCCAAGTCAGGCAAGCATAAGAACAAGGAGAAGCGCAAGGACTccaaccatcatcaccaccacaaTGCTTCTGTGAGCACCACTCCCAAGCTGCCAGAGGTGGTATATCGGGAGTTGGAGCAAGACACCCCTGATGCCCCACCCCGGCCAACTTCCTATTACCG GTACATTGAGAAGTCGGCAGAAGAGCTGGACGAGGAAGTAGAGTATGACATGGATGAGGAGGACTACATCTGGTTGGATATCATGAACGAGCGGCGGAAGACGGAGGGTGTGAGTCCCATCCCACAGGAGATCTTTGAGTACTTAATGGACCGGCTGGAGAAGGAGTCCTACTTTGAAAGCCACAATAAAGGTGACCCCAATGCACTAGTGGACGAGGATGCCGTGTGTTGTATCTGCAATGATGGTGAGTGCCAGAACAGCAACGTCATCCTATTCTGTGACATGTGCAACCTGGCTGTGCACCAAGAGTGCTACGGTGTCCCCTACATCCCTGAGGGCCAGTGGTTGTGCCGCCGCTGCCTACAGTCACCCTCCCGTGCTGTGGACTGTGCCCTGTGCCCCAACAAGGGTGGTGCCTTCAAGCAGACAGATGACGGGCGCTGGGCCCATGTGGTGTGTGCCCTGTGGATCCCTGAAGTCTGCTTCGCCAACACAGTCTTCCTGGAGCCTATCGACAGCATTGAACACATCCCACCAGCCCGCTGGAAGCTGACCTGCTATATTTGCAAACAGCGGGGCTCAGGGGCCTGCATCCAGTGCCATAAGGCCAACTGCTACACAGCCTTCCATGTGACATGTGCCCAGCAGGCTGGCCTTTACATGAAGATGGAGCCTGTGCGGGAGACGGGTGCCAATGGCACCTCTTTCAGTGTCCGCAAGACAGCGTACTGTGACATCCACACGCCCCCAGGTTCAGCACGCCGCTTGCCTGCCTTGTCCCACAGTGAAGGTGAGGAGGatgaggacgaggaggaggatgagggtaAGAGTTGGAGCTCAGAGAAGGTCAAGAAGGCCAAGGCCAAGTCCCGGATCAAGATGAAGAAGGCACGGAAGATCCTGGCAGAGAAGCGGGCAGCAGCACCTGTAGTGTCAGTGCCTTGCATCCCACCACACAG GCTCAGTAAAATCACCAACCGCCTGACCATCCAAAGGAAGAGCCAGTTCATGCAGAGGCTCCACAGCTACTGGACGCTGAAACGGCAGTCCCGAAATGGAGTACCGCTGCTACGTCGCCTGCAGACACACCTGCAGTCTCAGAGGAGTTGTGACCAAGTCGGG AGAGACTCTGAGGATAAGAACTGGGCCCTCAAAGAACAGCTCAAGTCCTGGCAGCGGCTCCGGCATGACCTAGAACGGGCTCGGCTGCTGGTGGAGCTCATCCGCAAGCGGGAGAAACTCAAAAGGGAGACG ATCAAGGTTCAGCAGATCGCCATGGAGATGCAGCTGACCCCTTTCCTCATCCTCCTTCGCAAAACCTTGGAGCAGCTCCAAGAAAAGGACACAGGCAATATCTTCAGCGAGCCGGTCCCTCTGTCTGAGGTAACCGAATTGGACGAA GTACCTGACTACCTAGACCACATCAAAAAGCCCATGGACTTTTTCACCATGAAGCAGAACTTGGAGGCTTACCGCTACCTGAACTTTGATGATTTTGAGGAGGACTTCAACCTTATCGTCAGCAACTGCCTCAAGTATAACGCCAAGGATACCATCTTCTACCGGGCAGCAGTGCGACTCCGTGAACAGGGTGGTGCTGTGCTTCGCCAGGCCCGGCGCCAGGCAGAAAAAATGGGCATTGACTTTGAGACGGGCATGCATATCCCCCATAGCCTGGCTGGAGACGAAGCCCCACAACACACTGAAGATG CAGCAGAGGAAGAGCGGCTGGTCCTACTGGAGAACCAGAAGCACCTGCCGGTGGAAGAGCAGCTGAAGTTGCTGCTGGAGCGGCTAGATGAGGTGAATGCCAGCAAGCAGAGTGTGGGCCGTTCACGACGTGCAAAGATGATCAAGAAAGAGATGACTGCACTGCGGCGAAAGCTTGCCCACCAGCGGGAAACTGGAAGGGATGGGCCTGACCGGCACGGCCCCACCAGCCGGAGCAGCCTGACTCCTCACCCGGCAGCCTGTGACAAGGATGGGCAGACAGACAGTGCCGCCGAGGAGAGCAGCAGCCAAGAGACAAGCAAAG gCTTGGGTCCCAACATGTCCTCAACCCCCGCACATGAGGTGGGCAGGAGAACCTCAGTTCTGTTCTCCAAAAAGAACCCGAAGACGGCTGGACCGCCCAAGAGGCCGGGCCGGCCCCCCAAAAACCGGGAGAGCCAGATGACCCCCAGCCACGGAGGCAGTCCTGTGgggcccccccagctccccatcaTGGGCTCCCTACGTCAGCGCAAGCGGGGTAGGAGCCCCCGGCCCAGTTCGAGCTCAGACAGCGACAGTGATAAATCCACAGAAGACCCCCCAATGG ACTTACCAGCCAATGGCTTCAGCGGCGGAAATCAGCCAGTGAAGAAGAGTTTCTTGGTATATCGTAATGACTGCAGCCTTCCCCGGAGCAGCTCCGACTCTGAGtccagcagcagtagcagcagcagcgcTGCCTCAGACCGAACCAG CACAACGCCCTCAAAACAAGGCCGGGGCAAGCCCTCCTTCTCTCGGGGCACGTTCCCGGAAGATAGCAGTGAAGATACCTCAGGCACTGAGAATGAGGCCTACTCCGTGGGCACTGGCCGCGGCGTGGGCCACAGCA TGGTAAGGAAGAGTCTGGGAAGGGGAGCTGGCTGGCTGTCAGAGGATGAGGACTCGCCCCTGGATGCTCTGGACCTGGTGTGGGCCAAATGCCGAGGATATCCATCATACCCAGCTCTG ATAATTGATCCAAAGATGCCCCGGGAAGGTATGTTCCACCATGGGGTTCCCATTCCTGTGCCCCCACTGGAGGTGCTGAAACTTGGGGAGCAGATGACCCAGGAAGCCCGAGAGCATCTCTACCTCGTCCTCTTCTTTGACAACAAGCGAACCTG GCAGTGGCTGCCGAGAACTAAGCTGGTTCCTCTGGGTGTGAACCAGGACCTCGACAAGGAAAAGATGCTGGAGGGCCGCAAATCCAACATCCGCAAGTCAGTGCAGATTGCCTACCACAGGGCTCTGCAGCACCGCAGCAAGGTGCAGGGCGAGCAGAGCAGTGAGACCAGTGATAGTGACTGA
- the BRPF1 gene encoding peregrin isoform X6: protein MGVDFDVKTFCHNLRATKPPYECPVETCRKVYKSYSGIEYHLYHYDHDNPPPPQQTPLRKHKKKGRQSRPANKQSPSPSEVSQSPGREVMSYAQAQRMVEVDLHGRVHRISIFDNLDVVSEDEEAPEEAPENGSNKENTETPAATPKSGKHKNKEKRKDSNHHHHHNASVSTTPKLPEVVYRELEQDTPDAPPRPTSYYRYIEKSAEELDEEVEYDMDEEDYIWLDIMNERRKTEGVSPIPQEIFEYLMDRLEKESYFESHNKGDPNALVDEDAVCCICNDGECQNSNVILFCDMCNLAVHQECYGVPYIPEGQWLCRRCLQSPSRAVDCALCPNKGGAFKQTDDGRWAHVVCALWIPEVCFANTVFLEPIDSIEHIPPARWKLTCYICKQRGSGACIQCHKANCYTAFHVTCAQQAGLYMKMEPVRETGANGTSFSVRKTAYCDIHTPPGSARRLPALSHSEGEEDEDEEEDEGKSWSSEKVKKAKAKSRIKMKKARKILAEKRAAAPVVSVPCIPPHRLSKITNRLTIQRKSQFMQRLHSYWTLKRQSRNGVPLLRRLQTHLQSQRSCDQVGRDSEDKNWALKEQLKSWQRLRHDLERARLLVELIRKREKLKRETIKVQQIAMEMQLTPFLILLRKTLEQLQEKDTGNIFSEPVPLSEVPDYLDHIKKPMDFFTMKQNLEAYRYLNFDDFEEDFNLIVSNCLKYNAKDTIFYRAAVRLREQGGAVLRQARRQAEKMGIDFETGMHIPHSLAGDEAPQHTEDAEEERLVLLENQKHLPVEEQLKLLLERLDEVNASKQSVGRSRRAKMIKKEMTALRRKLAHQRETGRDGPDRHGPTSRSSLTPHPAACDKDGQTDSAAEESSSQETSKGLGPNMSSTPAHEVGRRTSVLFSKKNPKTAGPPKRPGRPPKNRESQMTPSHGGSPVGPPQLPIMGSLRQRKRGRSPRPSSSSDSDSDKSTEDPPMDLPANGFSGGNQPVKKSFLVYRNDCSLPRSSSDSESSSSSSSSAASDRTSTTPSKQGRGKPSFSRGTFPEDSSEDTSGTENEAYSVGTGRGVGHSMVRKSLGRGAGWLSEDEDSPLDALDLVWAKCRGYPSYPALIIDPKMPREGMFHHGVPIPVPPLEVLKLGEQMTQEAREHLYLVLFFDNKRTWQWLPRTKLVPLGVNQDLDKEKMLEGRKSNIRKSVQIAYHRALQHRSKVQGEQSSETSDSD, encoded by the exons ATGGGGGTGGACTTTGATGTGAAGACTTTCTGCCACAACTTGCGGGCAACTAAGCCACCGTATGAGTGCCCTGTGGAGACCTGCCGCAAGGTCTACAAGAGTTACAGTGGTATCGAGTACCACCTATATCACTATGACCACGACAACCCACCGCCCCCGCAGCAGACGCCACTCCGCAAACACAAGAAGAAGGGGCGCCAATCACGCCCAGCCAACAAGCAGTCTCCCAGCCCCTCAGAGGTATCCCAGTCACCGGGCCGTGAGGTGATGAGCTACGCACAGGCCCAGCGCATGGTGGAAGTGGACCTGCATGGCCGTGTCCACCGCATCAGCATTTTTGACAACCTGGATGTGGTGTCAGAAGATGAGGAGGCCCCTGAGGAGGCTCCTGAGAATGGCAGCAACAAGGAGAACACTGAGACACCAGCTGCTACTCCCAAGTCAGGCAAGCATAAGAACAAGGAGAAGCGCAAGGACTccaaccatcatcaccaccacaaTGCTTCTGTGAGCACCACTCCCAAGCTGCCAGAGGTGGTATATCGGGAGTTGGAGCAAGACACCCCTGATGCCCCACCCCGGCCAACTTCCTATTACCG GTACATTGAGAAGTCGGCAGAAGAGCTGGACGAGGAAGTAGAGTATGACATGGATGAGGAGGACTACATCTGGTTGGATATCATGAACGAGCGGCGGAAGACGGAGGGTGTGAGTCCCATCCCACAGGAGATCTTTGAGTACTTAATGGACCGGCTGGAGAAGGAGTCCTACTTTGAAAGCCACAATAAAGGTGACCCCAATGCACTAGTGGACGAGGATGCCGTGTGTTGTATCTGCAATGATGGTGAGTGCCAGAACAGCAACGTCATCCTATTCTGTGACATGTGCAACCTGGCTGTGCACCAAGAGTGCTACGGTGTCCCCTACATCCCTGAGGGCCAGTGGTTGTGCCGCCGCTGCCTACAGTCACCCTCCCGTGCTGTGGACTGTGCCCTGTGCCCCAACAAGGGTGGTGCCTTCAAGCAGACAGATGACGGGCGCTGGGCCCATGTGGTGTGTGCCCTGTGGATCCCTGAAGTCTGCTTCGCCAACACAGTCTTCCTGGAGCCTATCGACAGCATTGAACACATCCCACCAGCCCGCTGGAAGCTGACCTGCTATATTTGCAAACAGCGGGGCTCAGGGGCCTGCATCCAGTGCCATAAGGCCAACTGCTACACAGCCTTCCATGTGACATGTGCCCAGCAGGCTGGCCTTTACATGAAGATGGAGCCTGTGCGGGAGACGGGTGCCAATGGCACCTCTTTCAGTGTCCGCAAGACAGCGTACTGTGACATCCACACGCCCCCAGGTTCAGCACGCCGCTTGCCTGCCTTGTCCCACAGTGAAGGTGAGGAGGatgaggacgaggaggaggatgagggtaAGAGTTGGAGCTCAGAGAAGGTCAAGAAGGCCAAGGCCAAGTCCCGGATCAAGATGAAGAAGGCACGGAAGATCCTGGCAGAGAAGCGGGCAGCAGCACCTGTAGTGTCAGTGCCTTGCATCCCACCACACAG GCTCAGTAAAATCACCAACCGCCTGACCATCCAAAGGAAGAGCCAGTTCATGCAGAGGCTCCACAGCTACTGGACGCTGAAACGGCAGTCCCGAAATGGAGTACCGCTGCTACGTCGCCTGCAGACACACCTGCAGTCTCAGAGGAGTTGTGACCAAGTCGGG AGAGACTCTGAGGATAAGAACTGGGCCCTCAAAGAACAGCTCAAGTCCTGGCAGCGGCTCCGGCATGACCTAGAACGGGCTCGGCTGCTGGTGGAGCTCATCCGCAAGCGGGAGAAACTCAAAAGGGAGACG ATCAAGGTTCAGCAGATCGCCATGGAGATGCAGCTGACCCCTTTCCTCATCCTCCTTCGCAAAACCTTGGAGCAGCTCCAAGAAAAGGACACAGGCAATATCTTCAGCGAGCCGGTCCCTCTGTCTGAG GTACCTGACTACCTAGACCACATCAAAAAGCCCATGGACTTTTTCACCATGAAGCAGAACTTGGAGGCTTACCGCTACCTGAACTTTGATGATTTTGAGGAGGACTTCAACCTTATCGTCAGCAACTGCCTCAAGTATAACGCCAAGGATACCATCTTCTACCGGGCAGCAGTGCGACTCCGTGAACAGGGTGGTGCTGTGCTTCGCCAGGCCCGGCGCCAGGCAGAAAAAATGGGCATTGACTTTGAGACGGGCATGCATATCCCCCATAGCCTGGCTGGAGACGAAGCCCCACAACACACTGAAGATG CAGAGGAAGAGCGGCTGGTCCTACTGGAGAACCAGAAGCACCTGCCGGTGGAAGAGCAGCTGAAGTTGCTGCTGGAGCGGCTAGATGAGGTGAATGCCAGCAAGCAGAGTGTGGGCCGTTCACGACGTGCAAAGATGATCAAGAAAGAGATGACTGCACTGCGGCGAAAGCTTGCCCACCAGCGGGAAACTGGAAGGGATGGGCCTGACCGGCACGGCCCCACCAGCCGGAGCAGCCTGACTCCTCACCCGGCAGCCTGTGACAAGGATGGGCAGACAGACAGTGCCGCCGAGGAGAGCAGCAGCCAAGAGACAAGCAAAG gCTTGGGTCCCAACATGTCCTCAACCCCCGCACATGAGGTGGGCAGGAGAACCTCAGTTCTGTTCTCCAAAAAGAACCCGAAGACGGCTGGACCGCCCAAGAGGCCGGGCCGGCCCCCCAAAAACCGGGAGAGCCAGATGACCCCCAGCCACGGAGGCAGTCCTGTGgggcccccccagctccccatcaTGGGCTCCCTACGTCAGCGCAAGCGGGGTAGGAGCCCCCGGCCCAGTTCGAGCTCAGACAGCGACAGTGATAAATCCACAGAAGACCCCCCAATGG ACTTACCAGCCAATGGCTTCAGCGGCGGAAATCAGCCAGTGAAGAAGAGTTTCTTGGTATATCGTAATGACTGCAGCCTTCCCCGGAGCAGCTCCGACTCTGAGtccagcagcagtagcagcagcagcgcTGCCTCAGACCGAACCAG CACAACGCCCTCAAAACAAGGCCGGGGCAAGCCCTCCTTCTCTCGGGGCACGTTCCCGGAAGATAGCAGTGAAGATACCTCAGGCACTGAGAATGAGGCCTACTCCGTGGGCACTGGCCGCGGCGTGGGCCACAGCA TGGTAAGGAAGAGTCTGGGAAGGGGAGCTGGCTGGCTGTCAGAGGATGAGGACTCGCCCCTGGATGCTCTGGACCTGGTGTGGGCCAAATGCCGAGGATATCCATCATACCCAGCTCTG ATAATTGATCCAAAGATGCCCCGGGAAGGTATGTTCCACCATGGGGTTCCCATTCCTGTGCCCCCACTGGAGGTGCTGAAACTTGGGGAGCAGATGACCCAGGAAGCCCGAGAGCATCTCTACCTCGTCCTCTTCTTTGACAACAAGCGAACCTG GCAGTGGCTGCCGAGAACTAAGCTGGTTCCTCTGGGTGTGAACCAGGACCTCGACAAGGAAAAGATGCTGGAGGGCCGCAAATCCAACATCCGCAAGTCAGTGCAGATTGCCTACCACAGGGCTCTGCAGCACCGCAGCAAGGTGCAGGGCGAGCAGAGCAGTGAGACCAGTGATAGTGACTGA
- the BRPF1 gene encoding peregrin isoform X4, protein MGVDFDVKTFCHNLRATKPPYECPVETCRKVYKSYSGIEYHLYHYDHDNPPPPQQTPLRKHKKKGRQSRPANKQSPSPSEVSQSPGREVMSYAQAQRMVEVDLHGRVHRISIFDNLDVVSEDEEAPEEAPENGSNKENTETPAATPKSGKHKNKEKRKDSNHHHHHNASVSTTPKLPEVVYRELEQDTPDAPPRPTSYYRYIEKSAEELDEEVEYDMDEEDYIWLDIMNERRKTEGVSPIPQEIFEYLMDRLEKESYFESHNKGDPNALVDEDAVCCICNDGECQNSNVILFCDMCNLAVHQECYGVPYIPEGQWLCRRCLQSPSRAVDCALCPNKGGAFKQTDDGRWAHVVCALWIPEVCFANTVFLEPIDSIEHIPPARWKLTCYICKQRGSGACIQCHKANCYTAFHVTCAQQAGLYMKMEPVRETGANGTSFSVRKTAYCDIHTPPGSARRLPALSHSEGEEDEDEEEDEGKSWSSEKVKKAKAKSRIKMKKARKILAEKRAAAPVVSVPCIPPHRLSKITNRLTIQRKSQFMQRLHSYWTLKRQSRNGVPLLRRLQTHLQSQRSCDQVGRDSEDKNWALKEQLKSWQRLRHDLERARLLVELIRKREKLKRETIKVQQIAMEMQLTPFLILLRKTLEQLQEKDTGNIFSEPVPLSEVTELDEVPDYLDHIKKPMDFFTMKQNLEAYRYLNFDDFEEDFNLIVSNCLKYNAKDTIFYRAAVRLREQGGAVLRQARRQAEKMGIDFETGMHIPHSLAGDEAPQHTEDAEEERLVLLENQKHLPVEEQLKLLLERLDEVNASKQSVGRSRRAKMIKKEMTALRRKLAHQRETGRDGPDRHGPTSRSSLTPHPAACDKDGQTDSAAEESSSQETSKGLGPNMSSTPAHEVGRRTSVLFSKKNPKTAGPPKRPGRPPKNRESQMTPSHGGSPVGPPQLPIMGSLRQRKRGRSPRPSSSSDSDSDKSTEDPPMDLPANGFSGGNQPVKKSFLVYRNDCSLPRSSSDSESSSSSSSSAASDRTSTTPSKQGRGKPSFSRGTFPEDSSEDTSGTENEAYSVGTGRGVGHSMVRKSLGRGAGWLSEDEDSPLDALDLVWAKCRGYPSYPALIIDPKMPREGMFHHGVPIPVPPLEVLKLGEQMTQEAREHLYLVLFFDNKRTWQWLPRTKLVPLGVNQDLDKEKMLEGRKSNIRKSVQIAYHRALQHRSKVQGEQSSETSDSD, encoded by the exons ATGGGGGTGGACTTTGATGTGAAGACTTTCTGCCACAACTTGCGGGCAACTAAGCCACCGTATGAGTGCCCTGTGGAGACCTGCCGCAAGGTCTACAAGAGTTACAGTGGTATCGAGTACCACCTATATCACTATGACCACGACAACCCACCGCCCCCGCAGCAGACGCCACTCCGCAAACACAAGAAGAAGGGGCGCCAATCACGCCCAGCCAACAAGCAGTCTCCCAGCCCCTCAGAGGTATCCCAGTCACCGGGCCGTGAGGTGATGAGCTACGCACAGGCCCAGCGCATGGTGGAAGTGGACCTGCATGGCCGTGTCCACCGCATCAGCATTTTTGACAACCTGGATGTGGTGTCAGAAGATGAGGAGGCCCCTGAGGAGGCTCCTGAGAATGGCAGCAACAAGGAGAACACTGAGACACCAGCTGCTACTCCCAAGTCAGGCAAGCATAAGAACAAGGAGAAGCGCAAGGACTccaaccatcatcaccaccacaaTGCTTCTGTGAGCACCACTCCCAAGCTGCCAGAGGTGGTATATCGGGAGTTGGAGCAAGACACCCCTGATGCCCCACCCCGGCCAACTTCCTATTACCG GTACATTGAGAAGTCGGCAGAAGAGCTGGACGAGGAAGTAGAGTATGACATGGATGAGGAGGACTACATCTGGTTGGATATCATGAACGAGCGGCGGAAGACGGAGGGTGTGAGTCCCATCCCACAGGAGATCTTTGAGTACTTAATGGACCGGCTGGAGAAGGAGTCCTACTTTGAAAGCCACAATAAAGGTGACCCCAATGCACTAGTGGACGAGGATGCCGTGTGTTGTATCTGCAATGATGGTGAGTGCCAGAACAGCAACGTCATCCTATTCTGTGACATGTGCAACCTGGCTGTGCACCAAGAGTGCTACGGTGTCCCCTACATCCCTGAGGGCCAGTGGTTGTGCCGCCGCTGCCTACAGTCACCCTCCCGTGCTGTGGACTGTGCCCTGTGCCCCAACAAGGGTGGTGCCTTCAAGCAGACAGATGACGGGCGCTGGGCCCATGTGGTGTGTGCCCTGTGGATCCCTGAAGTCTGCTTCGCCAACACAGTCTTCCTGGAGCCTATCGACAGCATTGAACACATCCCACCAGCCCGCTGGAAGCTGACCTGCTATATTTGCAAACAGCGGGGCTCAGGGGCCTGCATCCAGTGCCATAAGGCCAACTGCTACACAGCCTTCCATGTGACATGTGCCCAGCAGGCTGGCCTTTACATGAAGATGGAGCCTGTGCGGGAGACGGGTGCCAATGGCACCTCTTTCAGTGTCCGCAAGACAGCGTACTGTGACATCCACACGCCCCCAGGTTCAGCACGCCGCTTGCCTGCCTTGTCCCACAGTGAAGGTGAGGAGGatgaggacgaggaggaggatgagggtaAGAGTTGGAGCTCAGAGAAGGTCAAGAAGGCCAAGGCCAAGTCCCGGATCAAGATGAAGAAGGCACGGAAGATCCTGGCAGAGAAGCGGGCAGCAGCACCTGTAGTGTCAGTGCCTTGCATCCCACCACACAG GCTCAGTAAAATCACCAACCGCCTGACCATCCAAAGGAAGAGCCAGTTCATGCAGAGGCTCCACAGCTACTGGACGCTGAAACGGCAGTCCCGAAATGGAGTACCGCTGCTACGTCGCCTGCAGACACACCTGCAGTCTCAGAGGAGTTGTGACCAAGTCGGG AGAGACTCTGAGGATAAGAACTGGGCCCTCAAAGAACAGCTCAAGTCCTGGCAGCGGCTCCGGCATGACCTAGAACGGGCTCGGCTGCTGGTGGAGCTCATCCGCAAGCGGGAGAAACTCAAAAGGGAGACG ATCAAGGTTCAGCAGATCGCCATGGAGATGCAGCTGACCCCTTTCCTCATCCTCCTTCGCAAAACCTTGGAGCAGCTCCAAGAAAAGGACACAGGCAATATCTTCAGCGAGCCGGTCCCTCTGTCTGAGGTAACCGAATTGGACGAA GTACCTGACTACCTAGACCACATCAAAAAGCCCATGGACTTTTTCACCATGAAGCAGAACTTGGAGGCTTACCGCTACCTGAACTTTGATGATTTTGAGGAGGACTTCAACCTTATCGTCAGCAACTGCCTCAAGTATAACGCCAAGGATACCATCTTCTACCGGGCAGCAGTGCGACTCCGTGAACAGGGTGGTGCTGTGCTTCGCCAGGCCCGGCGCCAGGCAGAAAAAATGGGCATTGACTTTGAGACGGGCATGCATATCCCCCATAGCCTGGCTGGAGACGAAGCCCCACAACACACTGAAGATG CAGAGGAAGAGCGGCTGGTCCTACTGGAGAACCAGAAGCACCTGCCGGTGGAAGAGCAGCTGAAGTTGCTGCTGGAGCGGCTAGATGAGGTGAATGCCAGCAAGCAGAGTGTGGGCCGTTCACGACGTGCAAAGATGATCAAGAAAGAGATGACTGCACTGCGGCGAAAGCTTGCCCACCAGCGGGAAACTGGAAGGGATGGGCCTGACCGGCACGGCCCCACCAGCCGGAGCAGCCTGACTCCTCACCCGGCAGCCTGTGACAAGGATGGGCAGACAGACAGTGCCGCCGAGGAGAGCAGCAGCCAAGAGACAAGCAAAG gCTTGGGTCCCAACATGTCCTCAACCCCCGCACATGAGGTGGGCAGGAGAACCTCAGTTCTGTTCTCCAAAAAGAACCCGAAGACGGCTGGACCGCCCAAGAGGCCGGGCCGGCCCCCCAAAAACCGGGAGAGCCAGATGACCCCCAGCCACGGAGGCAGTCCTGTGgggcccccccagctccccatcaTGGGCTCCCTACGTCAGCGCAAGCGGGGTAGGAGCCCCCGGCCCAGTTCGAGCTCAGACAGCGACAGTGATAAATCCACAGAAGACCCCCCAATGG ACTTACCAGCCAATGGCTTCAGCGGCGGAAATCAGCCAGTGAAGAAGAGTTTCTTGGTATATCGTAATGACTGCAGCCTTCCCCGGAGCAGCTCCGACTCTGAGtccagcagcagtagcagcagcagcgcTGCCTCAGACCGAACCAG CACAACGCCCTCAAAACAAGGCCGGGGCAAGCCCTCCTTCTCTCGGGGCACGTTCCCGGAAGATAGCAGTGAAGATACCTCAGGCACTGAGAATGAGGCCTACTCCGTGGGCACTGGCCGCGGCGTGGGCCACAGCA TGGTAAGGAAGAGTCTGGGAAGGGGAGCTGGCTGGCTGTCAGAGGATGAGGACTCGCCCCTGGATGCTCTGGACCTGGTGTGGGCCAAATGCCGAGGATATCCATCATACCCAGCTCTG ATAATTGATCCAAAGATGCCCCGGGAAGGTATGTTCCACCATGGGGTTCCCATTCCTGTGCCCCCACTGGAGGTGCTGAAACTTGGGGAGCAGATGACCCAGGAAGCCCGAGAGCATCTCTACCTCGTCCTCTTCTTTGACAACAAGCGAACCTG GCAGTGGCTGCCGAGAACTAAGCTGGTTCCTCTGGGTGTGAACCAGGACCTCGACAAGGAAAAGATGCTGGAGGGCCGCAAATCCAACATCCGCAAGTCAGTGCAGATTGCCTACCACAGGGCTCTGCAGCACCGCAGCAAGGTGCAGGGCGAGCAGAGCAGTGAGACCAGTGATAGTGACTGA